The following coding sequences are from one Ruminococcus flavefaciens AE3010 window:
- a CDS encoding aminotransferase class I/II-fold pyridoxal phosphate-dependent enzyme: MNNKINELYGFDSKLAELAAQAEKNCAEAFAKIDATAEYCGAKVLKAFSDNKVSEPCFYGSTGYGYGDMGREVIDKVFAQALGAEDALVRFNFVSGTHALSVALFGVLRAGDKIVSITGKPYDTLEEVIGISGDKGNGSLMDFGVEYGQVDLNTDGTPKLDEITEAVKGAKVAYIQRSRGYSLRGAFTIADIEKMINAAKKGNPDVIIMVDNCYGEFVEDREPTAVGADVIIGSLIKNAGGGIARTGGYIAGRADLVELCSYRLTCVGMGKEVGCTLGMNREMLMGIFFAPDVVANAIKTCTFASELFTLLGFECSPRKDEPRGDIITAVKLGDEEHLCAFCRGIQKGAPVDSFVTPEPWDMPGYSSQVIMAAGAFTNGASIELSADAPLREPYAVWMQGGITYTSGKLGVMLAAQEMLSENLIKL; the protein is encoded by the coding sequence ATGAATAATAAGATAAACGAATTATACGGCTTCGACAGCAAGCTTGCCGAGCTTGCCGCTCAGGCAGAAAAAAACTGCGCAGAAGCCTTTGCAAAAATAGACGCCACCGCCGAATACTGCGGAGCTAAAGTGCTGAAGGCTTTCTCCGATAACAAGGTCAGCGAGCCATGCTTCTACGGCTCTACCGGCTACGGTTACGGAGATATGGGACGTGAGGTCATCGACAAGGTGTTCGCTCAGGCTCTCGGCGCTGAGGACGCTCTTGTGCGCTTCAACTTCGTGTCGGGCACTCACGCCCTGTCTGTAGCGCTCTTCGGAGTTCTCCGCGCAGGCGACAAGATAGTTTCCATTACAGGCAAGCCCTACGACACTCTCGAAGAGGTCATCGGCATAAGCGGTGACAAGGGCAACGGCTCCCTCATGGACTTCGGCGTGGAGTACGGACAGGTAGACCTCAATACGGACGGCACTCCCAAGCTTGACGAGATAACAGAAGCCGTCAAGGGCGCAAAGGTGGCTTACATACAGCGCTCCCGCGGCTATTCTCTCCGCGGAGCTTTTACCATTGCCGACATCGAGAAGATGATAAACGCCGCTAAAAAGGGCAACCCCGACGTTATCATCATGGTGGACAACTGCTACGGTGAGTTCGTGGAGGACAGAGAGCCTACTGCTGTAGGCGCTGACGTTATCATCGGTTCCCTTATCAAGAATGCAGGCGGCGGTATTGCACGTACAGGCGGATATATCGCAGGCCGTGCAGACCTTGTGGAGCTCTGCTCATACCGTCTCACATGCGTTGGCATGGGCAAGGAGGTGGGCTGTACCCTCGGTATGAACCGCGAAATGCTCATGGGTATATTCTTTGCTCCCGACGTTGTGGCAAACGCCATAAAGACCTGCACTTTTGCAAGCGAACTGTTCACACTTCTCGGCTTTGAGTGCTCTCCACGCAAGGACGAGCCCCGCGGTGACATAATCACTGCCGTCAAGCTGGGCGACGAGGAGCATCTCTGCGCATTCTGCCGCGGCATACAGAAAGGCGCACCCGTGGACTCATTTGTTACTCCCGAGCCGTGGGACATGCCCGGCTATTCAAGTCAGGTCATCATGGCGGCAGGAGCTTTTACCAACGGAGCTTCCATAGAGCTGTCCGCAGACGCTCCGCTCCGCGAACCCTATGCAGTATGGATGCAGGGCGGTATCACCTACACAAGCGGCAAGCTGGGAGTAATGCTTGCGGCACAGGAAATGCTTTCAGAAAATCTTATTAAGCTTTAA
- a CDS encoding IreB family regulatory phosphoprotein codes for MFDKTMTFSVNEDKEAELKKNLTIIYDALTEKGYNPVNQIVGYILSEDPTYITTYNNARSLIRHIDRDELLQVLVRSYLNA; via the coding sequence ATGTTTGATAAAACCATGACTTTTTCCGTAAATGAGGACAAGGAAGCTGAACTCAAAAAGAACCTGACTATCATCTACGATGCGCTCACTGAAAAGGGCTATAACCCCGTAAATCAGATAGTAGGCTATATCCTCTCGGAAGATCCTACATACATTACGACCTACAACAACGCAAGAAGTCTTATCCGTCACATCGACCGTGATGAGCTTTTGCAGGTTCTGGTAAGGTCTTATCTCAATGCATAA
- the hslO gene encoding Hsp33 family molecular chaperone HslO codes for MGNLYRAISADGSAFAAVLDAKDIVSEIERIHKTSAVITAGLGRLTIAASLMGYMLKGEEDSVTLRVDGGGPSGQLVAVADSRGNVKSCVNNPVVELPLNAQGKLDVGGAVGRDGTLSVVKDMGLKEPYVGVIPLVSGEIAEDIASYYATSEQIPTVCSLGVLVNPDLTVKAAGGFLVQLLPFADEKCIDIIEKNVAKIRPVSAMLDEGITPEEIANMLLDGLEPNVLDTAEPVYKCDCSRERTERVLISIGKDELKAIADEGVDTAVSCHFCGKEYVFTADEIRKLMGE; via the coding sequence ATGGGTAATTTATACAGGGCGATATCAGCGGACGGTTCTGCATTTGCGGCAGTTCTTGACGCTAAGGATATAGTTTCGGAGATAGAGCGCATACACAAGACCTCAGCTGTTATCACAGCAGGTCTGGGCAGGCTTACTATAGCTGCTTCACTTATGGGCTATATGCTGAAAGGCGAGGAGGACAGCGTTACTCTCCGTGTGGACGGCGGCGGACCCTCGGGACAGCTTGTGGCAGTTGCAGACAGCCGCGGCAATGTAAAGAGCTGCGTTAACAATCCCGTTGTGGAGCTTCCCCTCAATGCGCAGGGCAAGCTTGACGTAGGCGGCGCAGTGGGCAGGGACGGTACTCTGTCCGTTGTAAAGGATATGGGACTGAAGGAGCCCTATGTAGGCGTTATCCCCCTTGTTTCGGGAGAGATAGCCGAGGATATCGCAAGCTATTACGCTACCAGCGAGCAGATACCTACAGTGTGCAGTCTGGGAGTCCTTGTAAATCCCGACCTTACTGTAAAAGCAGCAGGGGGCTTTCTTGTGCAGCTCCTGCCCTTTGCGGACGAGAAGTGCATAGACATTATCGAGAAGAATGTGGCTAAGATACGTCCCGTATCGGCAATGCTGGACGAGGGCATAACTCCCGAGGAGATAGCAAATATGCTCCTTGACGGACTTGAACCCAATGTGCTTGACACCGCCGAGCCTGTATACAAGTGCGATTGCAGCCGTGAGCGCACCGAGCGCGTGCTTATCAGTATTGGAAAGGACGAGCTGAAAGCCATAGCCGACGAGGGCGTTGATACTGCGGTAAGCTGTCATTTCTGCGGCAAGGAATACGTGTTCACTGCCGATGAGATAAGAAAGCTCATGGGTGAATAA
- a CDS encoding HAD family hydrolase yields the protein MITAIFDLDGTLANTIYDLGDAVNYGLEKLGCPTHDYESYKKMVGNGVKKLCERALPEGKKDRAAELHSLFKEYYDVHYLDKTVLYDGMKETLEKLSDNGVVLAVATNKPQDVAREIVWELLPDIDFIKVLGGVDYRPTKPDSAILIEIFAALPDVENRVYMIGDSNVDVQTAKNAGIGSIGCAWGFRGRAELESEGADYIAEKSSDIINIILK from the coding sequence ATGATAACGGCAATATTCGACCTTGACGGCACTCTTGCAAATACCATATACGACCTTGGCGACGCGGTGAACTACGGGCTTGAAAAGCTTGGCTGTCCCACTCATGATTATGAGAGCTATAAGAAAATGGTGGGCAACGGAGTGAAAAAGCTCTGCGAGCGTGCTCTTCCCGAGGGAAAAAAGGACAGGGCGGCGGAGCTCCACAGCTTGTTCAAGGAGTATTATGATGTGCATTATCTTGACAAGACCGTGCTCTACGACGGAATGAAAGAGACTCTTGAAAAGCTCAGCGATAACGGAGTTGTTCTCGCTGTTGCCACAAACAAGCCACAGGACGTGGCGCGGGAGATAGTATGGGAGCTTCTTCCTGATATTGATTTCATCAAGGTGCTTGGAGGCGTGGACTACAGACCCACCAAGCCCGACAGTGCCATACTTATTGAGATATTCGCGGCTCTGCCAGATGTTGAGAACCGCGTGTACATGATAGGGGACAGCAATGTTGATGTTCAGACTGCAAAGAATGCAGGCATCGGAAGTATCGGCTGTGCGTGGGGCTTCCGCGGACGCGCTGAGCTTGAAAGCGAGGGCGCGGACTATATTGCGGAGAAGTCGTCTGACATTATAAATATTATATTAAAATAA
- a CDS encoding class I SAM-dependent DNA methyltransferase, producing MSGYSAFARYYDQLTANIDYKKRGEYFHSIIKRFKTTEGNLLLDLACGTGSISEVMARLGYDVIGVDYSEEMLGIAMDKKFDSGLNIQYICQDMRRLDLFGTVDVTICALDSINHLADIDDVKKVFEGVALFSEQDGLFLFDVNTPYKHRAVLANNTFTYETEDVYCVWENTLDPDTLEVRMNLEFFEHEENGMYSRSSDVFSERAFSEGDIERLLTECGFELLGKYGDDTFELPRSDSQRIVYAARCIRSGQKY from the coding sequence ATGAGCGGATACAGTGCCTTTGCACGTTACTATGACCAGCTTACCGCAAATATCGATTATAAAAAGCGGGGAGAATACTTTCACAGTATCATAAAGCGCTTCAAGACTACAGAGGGGAATCTCCTGCTTGACCTTGCCTGCGGTACGGGAAGCATCTCGGAGGTAATGGCGAGGCTTGGCTATGATGTCATAGGCGTGGACTATTCAGAGGAAATGCTGGGCATAGCTATGGACAAGAAGTTCGACAGCGGTCTGAATATACAGTATATCTGTCAGGATATGCGCAGGCTTGATCTGTTCGGTACCGTAGATGTGACCATATGCGCTCTTGACAGCATCAATCACCTTGCAGATATCGACGATGTGAAAAAGGTCTTTGAGGGCGTGGCATTGTTCTCCGAGCAGGACGGGCTTTTCCTCTTTGACGTGAACACTCCCTATAAGCACAGAGCAGTGCTTGCCAATAACACATTTACCTATGAGACAGAAGATGTGTACTGCGTCTGGGAGAACACTCTTGACCCCGACACCCTTGAGGTCAGAATGAACCTTGAATTCTTCGAGCACGAGGAAAACGGAATGTACTCCAGAAGCTCCGACGTCTTTTCCGAGAGAGCTTTCAGCGAGGGCGATATTGAAAGGCTTCTGACCGAGTGCGGCTTTGAGCTGCTGGGCAAGTACGGGGACGATACATTTGAACTGCCGAGGTCTGATTCACAGCGCATAGTCTATGCCGCAAGGTGTATCAGAAGCGGTCAGAAATATTGA
- a CDS encoding phenylpyruvate tautomerase MIF-related protein, whose translation MPFIDIKTNVSVSEEQKTSIKSAMGRAITAIPGKSEGWLMVGIQPEYDLWFKGESAPAAMVEVSIFGSASSNALVTLTSHITGILTDNIGIPSDRVYVKYTSTSDWGWNGSNF comes from the coding sequence ATGCCATTTATCGACATCAAAACAAACGTATCCGTATCCGAGGAGCAGAAAACATCCATCAAGTCCGCTATGGGACGCGCTATCACAGCTATCCCCGGCAAGTCCGAGGGCTGGCTCATGGTGGGTATACAGCCTGAATATGACCTCTGGTTCAAGGGCGAGAGCGCTCCTGCTGCTATGGTGGAGGTCTCCATTTTCGGCAGCGCTTCTTCAAACGCTCTTGTAACTCTCACAAGCCACATCACAGGCATACTCACCGACAACATCGGTATACCTTCAGACCGTGTGTACGTCAAGTACACAAGTACCAGCGACTGGGGCTGGAACGGCTCTAACTTCTGA
- the secA gene encoding preprotein translocase subunit SecA, translating to MGLFKNIFGPNAYSNRELKRIEPIKNKVLELDEEYQALSDAELKGKTAEFKERLEDGETLDDILPEALATVREAAWRVLEKKPYPVQIIGAIVLHQGRIAEMKTGEGKTLVACVASYLNALSGLGVHVVTVNDYLAKTQAEEMGKVLRWLGLTVGCILHGLNNDQRRAAYNCDVTYATNNELGFDYLRDNMVTHKEERVQRAPNFAIVDEVDSILIDEARTPLIISGRGDKSTDLYAIVDRFAKTLTATTVVEMDDKVDQESINDTADYIIDEKAKTATITQRGVKKAEQAFRVENLMDSENMTLLHHINQAIKANGVMKNDIDYVVKDGEIIIVDEFTGRLMMGRRFNDGLHQAIEAKEGVKIKSESKTLATITFQNFFRLYTKLSGMTGTAMTEEDEFKEIYKLDVIAIPTNKPVIRIDHNDQVYTTEKGKYAAIIEKIKECHDKGQPILVGTVSIEKSELLSAMLKRKGIKHEVLNAKQHAKEAEIVAQAGKYGAVTIATNMAGRGTDIMLGGNAEFLARAELRKREIPEEIISEAIGFADTDVQEVIDARKLYRELYDKYNAEVKEKAVAVKEAGGLYILGTERHESRRIDNQLRGRSGRQGDEGESCFFLSVEDNLMRIFAGDRLENLMRTLNVDENTPIESKMLTRIIESSQKKVEGQNFSIRKNVLNYDDVMNTQREIIYKQRAQVLDGEDLHESILKMMEDLISSTVDTYLVDDEVKDDWNVVGLKEHFLGWLIGPEDLTFTDEELQEVSKEDIINALSTKAGEIYQAKEEEYGSEIMRELERVILLKVVDTKWMAHIDDMEELKKGIGLRSYGQKNPVIEYRYEGFEMFDAMVEAIREDTIRMLLTVKLQRNEAPEREQVAQPDAPNAGAGDGSFSEEPVRAKKIGDNDPCPCGSGKKYKKCCKAKDMASK from the coding sequence ATGGGTTTATTCAAGAACATTTTCGGTCCGAACGCTTACTCAAACCGCGAGCTCAAGCGTATCGAACCTATTAAAAATAAAGTCCTCGAACTGGACGAGGAGTATCAGGCGCTCTCCGACGCAGAGCTCAAGGGCAAGACCGCTGAATTCAAGGAGAGACTTGAGGACGGCGAGACTCTTGACGATATCCTCCCCGAGGCTCTTGCTACCGTAAGAGAAGCAGCATGGCGTGTTCTGGAGAAAAAGCCTTATCCCGTACAGATCATCGGTGCTATCGTTCTTCATCAGGGACGTATCGCCGAGATGAAAACAGGTGAAGGTAAAACTCTCGTTGCCTGCGTAGCTTCATACCTCAATGCGCTTTCAGGTCTGGGCGTCCACGTCGTTACCGTTAACGACTACCTCGCCAAGACACAGGCTGAGGAAATGGGCAAGGTTCTCCGCTGGCTGGGACTTACAGTAGGCTGTATCCTCCACGGTCTCAACAATGATCAGCGCCGTGCCGCATACAACTGTGATGTAACCTATGCTACCAATAACGAGCTGGGCTTCGATTACCTCCGTGACAACATGGTAACTCATAAGGAAGAGCGCGTTCAGCGTGCTCCCAACTTTGCTATCGTGGACGAGGTAGACTCTATCCTCATCGACGAGGCTCGTACTCCGCTTATCATTTCGGGACGCGGCGACAAGTCCACAGACCTCTATGCTATCGTTGACCGCTTTGCAAAGACCCTTACCGCTACTACTGTCGTTGAAATGGACGACAAGGTGGATCAGGAGTCGATCAACGATACTGCTGACTATATCATCGACGAAAAGGCTAAGACAGCTACTATCACCCAGCGCGGTGTCAAGAAGGCAGAGCAGGCGTTCAGAGTCGAGAACCTTATGGATTCCGAGAATATGACCCTTCTCCACCACATCAATCAGGCTATCAAGGCTAACGGCGTTATGAAGAACGACATCGACTACGTTGTCAAGGACGGCGAGATCATCATCGTTGATGAGTTCACAGGACGTCTTATGATGGGACGTCGTTTCAATGACGGTCTCCACCAGGCTATCGAGGCTAAGGAGGGCGTTAAGATCAAGAGCGAGTCAAAGACCCTTGCTACTATCACCTTCCAGAACTTCTTCCGTCTTTACACAAAGCTCTCGGGTATGACAGGTACTGCCATGACCGAAGAGGACGAGTTCAAGGAGATATACAAGCTTGACGTTATCGCTATCCCAACAAACAAGCCTGTTATCCGTATCGATCACAACGATCAGGTATATACAACAGAAAAGGGCAAGTATGCCGCTATCATCGAGAAGATCAAGGAGTGTCACGACAAGGGACAGCCTATCCTCGTTGGTACTGTTTCTATCGAGAAGTCAGAGCTCCTCTCAGCTATGCTGAAGAGAAAGGGCATCAAGCACGAGGTGCTCAACGCCAAGCAGCACGCTAAGGAAGCTGAGATCGTTGCTCAGGCAGGTAAGTACGGCGCTGTTACCATTGCTACCAACATGGCAGGACGTGGTACCGATATCATGCTGGGCGGTAACGCAGAGTTCCTTGCAAGAGCAGAGCTGAGAAAGCGCGAGATACCCGAGGAGATAATCTCTGAGGCTATCGGCTTCGCTGATACAGATGTTCAGGAAGTAATCGACGCAAGAAAGCTCTACCGTGAGCTTTACGATAAATACAACGCAGAGGTAAAGGAAAAGGCTGTTGCAGTCAAGGAAGCAGGCGGACTTTATATCCTCGGTACAGAGCGTCACGAATCACGCCGTATCGATAACCAGCTCCGCGGACGTTCAGGACGTCAGGGCGACGAGGGCGAGAGCTGCTTCTTCCTCTCGGTAGAGGATAACCTCATGCGTATATTCGCAGGTGACCGCCTCGAAAACCTTATGAGAACTCTCAACGTTGACGAGAATACTCCTATCGAGAGCAAGATGCTCACAAGGATCATCGAGTCCTCACAGAAGAAGGTCGAGGGTCAGAACTTCAGCATAAGAAAGAACGTCCTCAACTACGACGACGTTATGAATACACAGCGTGAGATCATCTACAAGCAGAGAGCACAGGTGCTCGACGGCGAAGATCTCCACGAGAGCATACTCAAGATGATGGAAGACCTTATCAGTTCTACAGTTGACACCTACCTTGTTGACGACGAGGTAAAGGACGACTGGAACGTTGTGGGACTCAAGGAGCACTTCCTCGGCTGGCTCATCGGTCCTGAGGACCTTACATTCACAGACGAGGAGCTTCAGGAGGTATCCAAGGAAGACATCATCAATGCTCTCAGCACCAAGGCAGGAGAGATCTATCAGGCTAAGGAAGAGGAATACGGCTCAGAGATCATGCGTGAGCTCGAAAGAGTTATCCTCCTCAAGGTCGTTGATACAAAGTGGATGGCTCACATCGACGATATGGAAGAGCTCAAGAAGGGTATCGGACTCCGTTCATACGGTCAGAAGAACCCTGTTATCGAGTACCGTTACGAGGGCTTTGAGATGTTCGACGCTATGGTAGAGGCTATCCGTGAGGATACTATCCGTATGCTCCTTACAGTAAAGCTCCAGAGAAACGAGGCTCCCGAGCGTGAGCAGGTAGCTCAGCCCGATGCTCCCAATGCAGGAGCAGGCGACGGAAGCTTCTCCGAAGAGCCTGTACGCGCAAAGAAGATAGGCGATAATGATCCGTGTCCATGTGGAAGCGGTAAGAAGTATAAAAAATGCTGCAAGGCCAAGGATATGGCAAGCAAGTGA
- a CDS encoding 4'-phosphopantetheinyl transferase family protein, which produces MDKRAFHDHAHKILRECLRRKGIEYGENTPVVKGKLGKPSLSEHPNIHYNLSHAEGIAACMVSDCECGIDCENVRDFRPNVMKRAFSEKEREMVESAPESERNLLFFRLWTLKEAYVKALGIGISYPMDTAEFSFEGENIITHIKDCRFRQHILKDGRYVVSICEIENTAT; this is translated from the coding sequence ATGGATAAACGTGCATTTCACGACCATGCACACAAAATTCTCAGGGAATGTCTCCGCAGAAAAGGCATTGAATACGGCGAAAATACGCCTGTTGTCAAAGGAAAGCTGGGCAAGCCCTCCCTCTCGGAGCACCCAAATATACACTATAACCTCTCCCATGCAGAGGGTATAGCCGCCTGTATGGTCTCGGACTGCGAATGCGGCATAGACTGCGAAAACGTGCGGGATTTCCGACCAAATGTTATGAAGCGGGCTTTTTCCGAAAAGGAACGGGAAATGGTGGAAAGTGCTCCAGAAAGTGAGAGGAACCTGCTGTTTTTCCGCCTGTGGACTCTGAAAGAGGCATACGTCAAGGCTCTGGGCATAGGTATATCCTATCCCATGGATACTGCCGAATTCAGCTTTGAGGGCGAAAACATCATTACCCACATAAAGGACTGCCGCTTCCGTCAGCATATCCTGAAAGACGGCAGATACGTGGTCTCCATATGCGAAATCGAAAATACCGCCACCTGA
- a CDS encoding dockerin type I repeat-containing protein, which yields MKLYKFCGLLTAAVFCASSMTVTSIGDKGFRASADEWCYAGETCEPLHDTSRNIQEEGVGNPLNFGERNTPADASTAEIRAINHKMTVQEVKYALYKEIDEHWDLISTRLGQTDREKMYALFLGLGSRESTLGEGKIGSDHETAYEDGWGVNSAHAYGTLQTAVTAFKDCDPKFMPEDNVPEMFQYSFTESNFYDCIISNHMGIRKILHFAEICINEQGMNDYQVIRNSLKGFNTGWCTKAEDDGAYATYADEICAMAQFYYYEGHLYDNVFTWTSANGEKINKYRTPDRWDWWGDGVPSMAPIEDKPVTTTTTTTTSTTTTSTSTATSSATTTTETTSTSTDKKDIVYGDANCDGAVDMSDVVLIMQSLANPNKYGLEGSDSKHLTAKGADNADVDTSSKGVTSNDALCIQEYLLHKITTLDPA from the coding sequence ATGAAACTTTATAAATTCTGCGGACTTCTTACAGCAGCAGTATTTTGCGCGTCATCAATGACCGTTACAAGCATTGGCGACAAGGGCTTCCGTGCTTCTGCCGATGAATGGTGCTACGCAGGAGAGACCTGCGAGCCGCTTCACGATACTTCACGCAATATTCAGGAAGAGGGTGTTGGAAATCCGCTGAACTTCGGGGAGAGAAATACTCCTGCCGACGCTTCCACAGCGGAGATACGCGCTATCAACCACAAAATGACCGTTCAGGAGGTCAAGTACGCTCTCTACAAGGAAATAGACGAGCACTGGGACCTTATCTCCACACGTCTGGGACAGACTGACCGTGAAAAGATGTACGCCCTTTTCCTCGGACTGGGTTCAAGAGAGTCCACTCTCGGCGAGGGCAAGATAGGCTCAGACCACGAAACAGCCTACGAGGACGGCTGGGGAGTAAACTCCGCCCACGCCTACGGCACATTGCAGACCGCCGTTACTGCTTTCAAGGACTGCGACCCAAAATTCATGCCCGAGGACAACGTCCCCGAAATGTTCCAGTATTCATTTACCGAGTCAAACTTCTATGACTGCATAATCTCCAATCACATGGGCATCAGAAAGATACTCCACTTTGCGGAGATATGCATAAACGAGCAGGGAATGAACGACTATCAGGTAATAAGGAACAGCCTTAAAGGCTTCAACACAGGCTGGTGTACCAAGGCTGAGGACGACGGTGCTTACGCAACCTACGCTGATGAGATATGCGCAATGGCGCAGTTCTATTACTATGAGGGACACCTCTACGATAACGTATTTACATGGACCTCGGCAAACGGAGAAAAGATCAATAAATACCGTACTCCCGACCGCTGGGACTGGTGGGGCGACGGTGTTCCAAGCATGGCTCCCATTGAGGATAAGCCTGTGACCACTACCACCACAACAACTACTTCCACCACTACCACTTCAACTTCCACAGCAACATCATCTGCCACGACTACTACTGAAACAACTTCAACAAGCACAGACAAAAAGGACATAGTATACGGCGATGCAAACTGCGACGGTGCAGTTGATATGTCCGATGTTGTGCTTATCATGCAGTCACTTGCCAATCCCAACAAGTACGGCTTGGAGGGCTCCGACAGCAAACATCTGACAGCAAAAGGCGCAGACAACGCCGACGTTGATACCTCCAGCAAGGGAGTTACTTCAAATGACGCCCTGTGTATTCAGGAGTATCTGCTCCATAAGATAACAACACTTGATCCTGCATAA
- a CDS encoding LTA synthase family protein, whose amino-acid sequence MVYYDVLNNHVYKAQNYSDEQVTAILDKYQTEEKDIGTPIILAVLNESAADHKIIADYSVNQDVLPTWRALKENTIKGYVAVTPYGNGTCNAEYEFLTGNSMLFLPDCLGVYPEYIKSHKASIVDTFNAYGFDTVGISPVQRKLWNVGEVYDHLGFDRTYFLDGPDAISPPDDMDSNFYKEIYRITDNRDKSKGLFIMASTMQNHAPYEEYRSTDIKLKSPYYQEAEVYLNSLYLSDKATLELIDHYKDYDEKVIIVMFGDHFPNLRDFDDALLCSHPEADELERERLTHQTPFFIWCNQDIEEKEIEDISLNYLSNEVMNAAGIPLTPVQQELEHIRADIPVITGWGYKGSNGKWYSNAEFQSGHQDNDEYKDILNEYSAICYYRLFKQDNF is encoded by the coding sequence TTGGTATACTATGATGTTTTAAACAACCATGTTTACAAAGCCCAGAACTATTCCGACGAGCAGGTCACGGCTATACTCGATAAATACCAGACCGAGGAAAAAGATATCGGAACGCCGATAATATTGGCAGTACTGAACGAAAGTGCTGCCGATCATAAAATTATAGCTGATTATTCTGTAAATCAAGACGTTCTCCCGACATGGAGGGCATTAAAGGAAAACACTATAAAAGGATATGTTGCAGTAACTCCCTATGGCAACGGCACCTGCAATGCAGAATATGAATTCCTTACAGGCAATTCAATGCTGTTCCTTCCGGACTGCCTCGGAGTTTACCCGGAATATATAAAGAGCCATAAAGCAAGCATTGTAGATACATTCAATGCATACGGTTTTGATACCGTGGGCATATCACCTGTTCAAAGGAAACTGTGGAATGTCGGCGAAGTATACGATCATCTTGGATTTGACCGTACATACTTCCTTGACGGGCCTGATGCCATTAGTCCTCCGGATGATATGGACAGCAACTTCTATAAGGAGATCTACAGGATAACAGATAACCGTGACAAGAGCAAGGGACTTTTTATAATGGCTTCAACTATGCAGAACCACGCCCCGTATGAAGAATACCGTTCCACCGATATAAAGCTGAAAAGCCCTTATTATCAGGAGGCGGAAGTTTACCTAAACTCCCTTTATCTGAGCGATAAAGCTACTCTTGAACTTATAGACCACTACAAGGATTATGATGAAAAGGTAATAATAGTGATGTTCGGCGACCATTTTCCGAACCTCCGTGATTTCGACGATGCACTGCTTTGCTCGCATCCCGAAGCAGATGAACTTGAAAGGGAAAGACTGACTCATCAGACACCGTTTTTCATATGGTGCAATCAAGATATAGAAGAAAAGGAGATCGAAGACATAAGTCTTAATTATCTTTCAAACGAAGTCATGAATGCCGCCGGCATCCCATTAACTCCGGTACAGCAGGAACTTGAACATATAAGAGCAGATATCCCCGTAATAACAGGCTGGGGATATAAGGGCAGCAACGGCAAATGGTACTCAAACGCTGAATTTCAGAGCGGACATCAAGATAACGATGAATACAAAGATATCCTCAATGAATACTCCGCTATCTGTTATTACAGATTATTTAAGCAGGATAATTTTTGA